A window of Tripterygium wilfordii isolate XIE 37 chromosome 7, ASM1340144v1, whole genome shotgun sequence contains these coding sequences:
- the LOC120002346 gene encoding mitochondrial import inner membrane translocase subunit TIM23-1-like, with the protein MGWICCKARTGFLFQAFPSRFFLSLSDSLNQTKTQRNHNKTHHRFSLSTASAVMSHQDSESDPHSQHTRLYNPYQDLSVPVQTLYQLPTSPEFLFSEESLHQRRSWGENLTFYTGTAYLAGSVAGGVTGFFSAIRSFEPGDTPKLKLNRILNSSGQSGRSWGNQIGVVGLIYAGIESSVVAATDRDDMWTSVAAGLGTGALCRAARGVRSAAVAGAFGAVAAGAAVAAKQGFKRYVPI; encoded by the coding sequence ATGGGTTGGATTTGCTGTAAGGCCCGAACTGGCTTTCTGTTCCAAGCATTTCCTTCCcgattcttcctctctctctctgattctCTGAACCAAACCAAAACGCAACGCAATCATAATAAAACGCACCACCGTTTCTCACTCTCGACTGCAAGTGCCGTCATGTCTCATCAAGACAGCGAATCCGATCCGCATTCCCAACACACCCGGCTCTACAACCCTTACCAAGACCTCAGTGTCCCCGTCCAGACCCTTTATCAGCTCCCTACCTCCCCGGAGTTCCTCTTCTCCGAGGAGTCTCTCCACCAGCGCCGCTCCTGGGGCGAGAATCTAACTTTCTACACTGGCACCGCCTATCTCGCTGGCTCCGTCGCCGGTGGTGTTACTGGTTTCTTCTCCGCCATCAGGTCTTTCGAGCCCGGTGATACGCCAAAGCTCAAGCTCAATCGGATCCTAAACTCCTCTGGCCAATCGGGTCGGTCGTGGGGCAACCAGATCGGGGTGGTAGGGTTAATTTATgcggggattgagagttcagtGGTGGCTGCAACAGATCGGGACGATATGTGGACTAGCGTTGCCGCGGGGCTTGGGACAGGGGCCCTGTGTCGGGCTGCTAGAGGGGTTCGGTCTGCGGCGGTTGCTGGCGCGTTTGGTGCGGTGGCAGCTGGGGCTGCAGTGGCTGCGAAGCAAGGTTTTAAGAGATACGTTCCAATTTGA